ttagattcaagtttagcttggtctcaacaaataaacattcttcggataaacttctaagcttggtgagtcacttggacgtctttagaagtaaccaacctttcgaggttttccgaatagtcctatccacggagcttagtactaaaccttggtctaattagGATCAATTTAGTAGCTTGGCCCGGTTCCACTTTCCACAAATGCACCAAAtccgaagtcatatctttctagacatgcgatgtccaagcttcccaacgtactatcatccaaaacttcaccaagattattgattcaagttaaactgggtcccttttaactaatcctaattccCGTTAGTTTATTTAGGTTACCGTCCGGTAGGTTAGTTGCCTGtctggaacctccccctgaattattggcctttaatttaatttttttggtttgtgtctatttcttttatagttataattaacttggtgataatttatattttgttgagttttaatatgtttaaagtttgaattctttgatttagatttgtattttgatttttgatttggtttattcgattttatataatatattttttctttaggtatgtaatattgattaagtcctacttgcgtggtcaaacacgctttcggaacccaagcttgattagttgatttgtattgagttattaatgatttaaaagttttatttgagttcgacctgtatccaagtccggttttattataacatgctttttgattattcaggattaagtctagattttttgatcttgtagtgaatttttctagcatttcttttaagttataaatttatgattttaatgatgaattctcttcaagtattagatcttgagttggatttgaattttttatttgttccttgaggtcttgcttttcctcaagaagtgatttgttttcattttctattttaactaatttactatttaagcaggaaattattctaaaaatttttttgtttaaattaaaatgtacctCATCCGTCTAGTGACGGACGGACTGGGCTGGATCGATTCGGTTCTACTGCATCCTCGATTCATCTCCGATTTGTCTTCCATTCGCCTTCGCGGGCCATGCCAGGTGGCGATGTTTCGCCtctacctccgattcgtccgaggagtcatcccacgttgcttctTTTGTCTTCCTTTGTCGACTCGTTATTTCGGCATCTCATTAGTGTAGTGCCTTTTACTTTTGCATCAgtaagtcacgttcttttgttcgcGGAAGAGCTGATCTTTTAAAGGTCCTTTGTTCCTGAAGCTTTTTCCTAGTGAacattttcttaccaagttcacggtATTCTTCATCTTCGAATCTTGATCGAATCTTCCTTCGACTTGCATTGCTCTTTCTTTGGATGAGCCACcaaataaagcaacacctttcttggctccagcattagtttgttcatgcgtAATTCACAAAAAGCccgtctaactttaatttagataaattttagaaattttgtaggcatctgatcgatgcccacaaactattacgtggaaaagcatttagtgcgtatctctattttccatcggtgacctatcgcgtggagtccgttgaggatgtccttgatcctcgcgtgaagcttgttcttcatttttatattaaatattttatttaaaagtaaatatCTTTTGTTACCTTGCCTGCTCTTCTCGTCGTTTCGATCAATTGTCCCATAATTCTTAGCGTGACCAGTTCTCTTCTCGTGTTAGGTCGCAGTAGcgtattgattgctttgttttccgtcgatgcctttttcctcatgtccggagtccactgttcgtGTCTAGTGGATTGGAGTTGTCATTAGAGCTCGGTAGCCTTTTAataacgctgaaccattgatcgtaatccatctttaggtacacctccattcttttcttccaatacgagaagtcatccccgttgaatactGTGCCGAAgtcttctagttgagacatcccgcacacaagtaaacaacaaaaatatcccaagacttggtcttggattagtagggAAAAATAATAGATGTATCTAAATTGGGTGCACCAATTTAGAGTTAATACGAAAAAATTTCCAAAATGTAATAATACTGCAGTTGGAATTAATCGAAAATATAGTTAATTTTTCACCACCtcattggtggttgcaccaaattattATCACGATACCACTTATTTAGACCGTGAGATTCgagagaggggtgaatatcgattaaaaaatattaagcgTGCgggaatttaaaaacaatagacacatAATTTTTACATTAGTCGTGACACACTGCCTACCAAGGAGGGTACTTTGCAATCACTAACTAGCGctcgaaaattattacaatttaaaatACAGGAatgaaaataaagcaaataccgacaagaatttaatGAAAAGGAGAGGCGTGTCGGATTTGCTGCAGCAGAGGGAGCGCAGAGCGATGCAGAAACAAGCAGAAGACTTTTTTGTTGTTTCTGAAGCTCTCCGACcttccttttatatgaggctcgggcgcctggatccttccGCCACTGGTCGTACGGCAGTCCAACCCAAAGAAGCTCCACGTGGCTGCCAGCTTTGGATAACTATGGCGCTGACCCCCTATTTCCAGGACTTCTGCAATAGAGGTTAGTCCAAGGCGAATATATATCTCCTTTGTTAGCACAGATCAAACAGACAAAaatagaaagagtatgacttagattcagtctttccgagaccgaaatctagtcacgatctcgacttagatatccgaaatggatctaagccggatcgacgcctaatgttcccttcccgatgCGTCCTCCGCATGCACCTCTCCTCGATGACTTAACTCACTTACACTGCGCAGACAGCTCAATAGTCGCACACTGCGTGCCTGCTACTCTCCCTAGCACTCACCGCACCTAGCCTAGTGGACTTCGCTTCAATGCGACTTCATGCCGGACCCGACCTAGGACCGAGATTCCGCTAAgccgacctgtctggacttctcctgcacactcgatcaatgtgtcagataacaacaaactaacttaacctgatttgtcattcatcaaaacctgtgttaaatcgttagtgctaaccgcaccaacacctcTTACCCCTTATCAAACACAGATTTTGAAGATAAAAATCAAATAAAGCTACTCTAACACACATCTATCCGCAACAAATGAATATTGCTGATTTAGTGCTAGAGGATCTTCCTCTTGGGGCAACCACCTGATGTTGGTCCCGATGTGACCAGCAAGAGAggagtgaattgcctacaaaaaaATTAAACAACCTCTTTCTCGATATTTCAACTTAGTTAGATAgcataattaattaaacaaaataataatgcaTAAAATTAACAACTTCTAAGAAAATAGTAAGAAGGCTAGATTtgtttggttacaacctaggtggttgttaatccaagacgttgaagaAGCTCCACTAGAAATTTCCTTTGTTGAAGACAGATTAGCCTCTTATAGATGTTGACAGCTTAAAAAAAGACTAAGAAATGATTATAGAAGTTGTAGTTGAGTTGTTGTCTTTTTCCTCACTCaatgggtctttttatagcctctggaaaaCTCTATCCaaagttggaaggcgccttcaatagggttcAAGACGCCTTCAATCAGAGAAGTTTTATcgccgaagataaaattttatctttagcTAACGATCACTGGAAGACCCCTTcgatactgttcatggaaggtacCTTCCTTGAGGCAGATTAGCTCCTTAGATGATCTTTTTCATGTGGGTGATGCTCTGTtcaaccggagttgagctcatccgaacccaactcctaccttctcctcgagcagacttccttcccgacttctcatcccttgaatgtCGCGTACGTTATTCttgtccaccggtatactctttcgcagtaccttgtccctcggatgttCTGAGCTCGTTGACTCTCTTCCCGTGCATCCTTCTCCCTAGCTAcgtcttctactcgacttcttgtactcctaatttcttgcacacttagGCACAAGACATTACAAATAAGAcataatttaacttggttgatcatatcaaactatcatggggtacttacactTCATACTATTTTAAACTCGAGGACGAGTTTTTTTTAACCTGGGGAGTCTGATGCAGGAGCATCTAACACCATGATCAATTTATATTCTCTGATAAGGCTATGCTGCAGGAGAGAATCCAAAGTATTCGAATTTGCATATTTTGGATATTTAATTAGTTATCCGGTAATCAAGTTTAgtttttttcttaattatatttaattttatcctaaatcttagggaacTAAGTCTtgttagattttttttgtttaaatttttgtgagggttttgagagctatataaacctatACTTAGATAATATTTATgataagttattttgatattgaatcaattaattttgtttaagccACATTACGACTACATCTTTTTTTCTTTGCGCTCTTGATTTCATAATAGGTTTAAGCCTAATTTAGgttattctctttttttttttacgttacttctctcttattttcttgttaatCCCTTTGTAACTTCATGcctcaaaaaaatataaatattctgCTCGACATCACTAGTTCTCCTAAtgatattcatgccctcaaacatcaatttaaccaAATATATTGAGGGTAGTAATTTTTTGAACACTAATGTGTTTGAAAATTTCAGTTTGTGGTCTATCAGTCGATTTTGGGCAAAATTGGCTGATGGACCAAATATCCTTAGATTAAaatgaaactagttcttatatgTTCGGCTAATTCTCCTAATTATAATCATccccttaaatatcaatttgacctgaTATATTGAGattagtgattttttgaacacaaatatattccaaaaaatttaattcatgttcaaagaattattgttctcaatatattaggtcaaattgatatttgagaggaTGAATTTATAAGAACTGGCCAAACACATAGaaattagtttcatgtcaatctgaggATGTTTGGTCTATCGGCCGATTTTGGATAAAACTGACTGATGAACCACAAATTAAAATGTTTGAACACATTCATGTCAAAAAAATTACTATTCTCAATGTATTGGATTAAATTATGTTTGAGCACATGGATATAATCAGAAGAAGTAAAAGAATACATAGGAGATAGTTTTATATCAATCCGAGATTTTGTAATCATCAACCAATTTTatccaaaatcgactgatggaccacaaattgaattttcaaatactaatgtttaaaaaatcactactcttaatatattagatcaaattgatatttgaatgcatgaatataatcagaagaactgACTGAATACATATGAATTAATTTTATATCAATCCCAGGTTATTTGATCTATCAATTAATTTtacccaaaattaatttttatactgAAGTAAATCGATttgattgattttcattattaattgattgatttacTCTAAATTTCAATACAAAGAGAAATCTATTtgattgatgttaaaaatcaatCAGCTGATTTTTTTTATCAGTCGATTAATTAGAGATAAAATAGAAAGTGGATATAATTGAGTAATTTTAAGATTAGCCTATGGtatttgataattttgaaaatttaattacgTGGTTCgataaaaagaaattaaatgaatagaaaagaaataaagtgaagaGAAAATAGTTAGGCCTACTGGGCCACTAAAATCCATAACAGACCAGTAGGCTTGACACCTGTAAGGACAATCTATCTAGGTGGATTTCGAAAAATTAATGACcgtaattaattaagaaattactGAGTcactaaaattaaataattaagtttgaggAAGACAAATCTAAATATTGAGATCAAAGAGTTgagtttgcaaaaaaaaattaagaaatggggacagaggatcttAACTATTTGGATtcgcatttttttaaaaaaattagtcaTTGATTTACTTAATAAGGCATGTGATTAACTCGTTTTAATTGCTTTTCAAAATGTATAAAACTAATTGCCTTTTAATTCACGCAAAAGAAAAGGAACCGATATTTTACGTTTTAGTCCCTCTAATGTAACTATTTTATTGATAGTCAACGGGAcggaaatagagcaaagaaagaaaagagtGGAGGCCTTTTCTTTCTCCACCATCGTCACCGCCCTCCTCCGCCATTCTTGTTGCCGCCGAAATGGGCGGCGATCCTCCCCGCGACCGTACGTTGGACCTCCCCGACGACTGCCTCGCGATCGTATTCCATCTCCTCGGAGCTGGCGACCGCAAAAGCTGTTCCCTCGTCTGTCGCCGCTGGCTCGAGGTCGAGGCTCACAGCCGCCGCAGGCTTGCCCTCGATGCCCGCTCCTCCCTCATCGAAGCTCTTCCCTCTCTTATCGACCGCTTCGATGCCGTCTCCAGCCTCTCCCTTCGCTGCGACCGCCGATCCGACAGCATCGGCGATGACGCCCTCGAACTCATCGCCCGCAGCTGGCCTTCCCTTACCCGGATCAAGCTGCGAGCTTGTCGCCGCGTCACGGATCTCGGTATGGATGTCCTCGCCGACGGCTGCCCTTCCCTCCGCCGCCTCTCTTGCGCTTCCTGCTCCTTCGGAGCCGCCGGCCTCGACGCGATACTCCAGGGCTGTCCCCGCCTCGAAGATCTATCAATCAAGCGCTTGCGAGGCCTATCCAACCCTCCACACCAGGTTGTCCGCCTCGCAGTCGCCTCATCTGCCCTTCGCTCCATCTGCCTCAAGGAACTCTACAACGGTCAGTGCTTTGACCCGCTCATCGCCGGCTCCCCCAACCTCAGAATCCTCAAAATCATCCGATGCACCGGCGTATGGGATTCCCTCCTCGAGGTGATTGCCGTAAAGGTTCCACATATCGCTGAGATCCACCTCGAGAAGATCCAGGTCAGCGACCAAGGCCTTTTTGCCCTCTCCTCCTGCCTGGGCCTGGAGGTTCTCCGCCTCGTCAAAACCCCTGAATGCACCGACGCCGGTGTCATCGCCATTGCCAACAAGTGCCGTCACCTACGCAAGATCCACATTGATGGCTGGAGGATGAATCGGATCGGAGATTACGGCCTCATGGCCATCGCCAAAGGCTGCCCTGAGCTGCAGGAGCTCGTCCTGATTGGGGTTAACCCAACAGTACAGAGCGTGGAGCTCATTGCGAGCAGCTGCCGTGATCTTGAGCGCCTCGCGCTATGTGGTTGTGAAACCATTGGCGATGCTGAGGTTGCTTGTATTGCCACCAAGTGCACAGCCATGAGG
This genomic stretch from Zingiber officinale cultivar Zhangliang chromosome 7A, Zo_v1.1, whole genome shotgun sequence harbors:
- the LOC122001264 gene encoding F-box protein At1g47056-like, producing the protein MGGDPPRDRTLDLPDDCLAIVFHLLGAGDRKSCSLVCRRWLEVEAHSRRRLALDARSSLIEALPSLIDRFDAVSSLSLRCDRRSDSIGDDALELIARSWPSLTRIKLRACRRVTDLGMDVLADGCPSLRRLSCASCSFGAAGLDAILQGCPRLEDLSIKRLRGLSNPPHQVVRLAVASSALRSICLKELYNGQCFDPLIAGSPNLRILKIIRCTGVWDSLLEVIAVKVPHIAEIHLEKIQVSDQGLFALSSCLGLEVLRLVKTPECTDAGVIAIANKCRHLRKIHIDGWRMNRIGDYGLMAIAKGCPELQELVLIGVNPTVQSVELIASSCRDLERLALCGCETIGDAEVACIATKCTAMRKLCIKGCPVTDCGLEALAEGCPNLIKIKLKRCNGVTREGLDWLLAARGAPFVVIWDAIELQELDASTSENGMPESVNEEASSLTEQIMTLDLPSSSNDRSSLIKSRMRSILASAVRNLSSAGDDSHLREAGV